CGGGCATCGTCGGGGTCCTCCAGGAGGCGTGCACGCACGCCGGGGTGCCCGCGGTCAGCCTGTGGGCGGCGGTCCCGCACTACGTCTCGCAGCCGCCGAACCCGAAGGCGACGCTGGCCCTGCTGAACCGCCTGGAGGATCTGATCGGGCTGCGCATCCCGCTGGGCGAACTGCCCGAGGACGCGCGGGCCTGGCAGCTCGGGGTGGACCAGCTGGCCTCGGAGGACAGCGAGGTCGCCGAGTACGTGCAGACGCTGGAGGAGGCGCGGGACACCGCGGAGCTTCCCGAGGCGTCCGGCGAGGCCATCGCCCGGGAGTTCGAGCGCTATCTGCGACGGCGGGACGGCGGCCCCGGGCAGGGGCCGGGCGGCCATGCGACGGAGAGCGGGGACGTGCCGTATCTGCGCGACCCCTCCAGCGGCCGCACCCGCCCGCCGAAGCCGCCGCGTCCGGAGACGGGGCGCGGGAAGGCCCCCGACGACAAGGGCGCCAGGGGTCCTGACGCGGCGCCGGGGGACGACCCCGGCGAAGGCTCCGGGGACGCCTCCGACGAGGAGTGACCGGGCGCCGGTGACGCACAGCGGGGCGCCGCACGGGAGACGATCCCGTGCGGCGCCCCGTTCGTGTGTCCGGAGCCGGGCTCCGTCCTACAGCGCGACCCCCAGCAGGGCGTCGACCGTGCGCGAGACGACGCCCGGAGCGCCCTCGTCCGTACCGCCCTCCGCGGCCTGGAGCGCGGCCCAGCGGTCCACGGCCGCGAGCGCCGAAGGACTGTCCAGGTCGTCCGCGAGAGCCTCGCGGACCTCCTCGACCAGCGCGTCGGCGGACGGTCCGTCGGGGCGCGAGACGGCGGCCCGCCAGCGCGCGAGACGCTCGACGGCGTCGGCCAGCACCTGGTCGGTCCACTCCCAGTCGGAGCGGTAGTGGCGGGAGAGCAGGGCGAGCCGGAGGGCCGCCGGGTCCACGCCGTCGCGACGCAGCGTCGAGACGAAGACCAGGTTGCCGCGCGACTTGGACATCTTCTCGCCGTCCAGGCCGACCATTCCGGCGTGGACGTACGCCTTGGCGAACGGGTGCTCGCCGGTCAGCGCCTGGGCGTGGGAGGCGCCCATCTCGTGGTGCGGGAAGGCGAGGTCGGAGCCGCCGCCCTGGATGTCGAAGCCCATGCCGAGGTGGTCGAGCGCGATGGCGACGCACTCGATGTGCCAGCCCGGGCGGCCCTCGCCCAGGGAGGCCCCGTCCCAGCTCGGCTCACCCGGGCGGGCGGCCATCCAGAGCATCGGGTCGAGGGGGTTCTTCTTGCCGGGGCGCTCGGGGTCGCCGCCGCGCTCGGCGGAGAGCAGCCGCATCGCCTCGGCGTCGAGGCCGGAGACCTCGCCGAAGTGGGGGTCGACGTCGACGGAGAAGTAGACGTCGCCGTCCAGGTCGTAGGCGGCGCCCGCGTCCCGGAGGCGTTCGACGAGGGGCACGATGCCCGGTATCGCCTCGACCGCTCCGATGTAGTGCTGCGGGGGCAGCATCCGCAGGGCGGTCATGTCCTCGCGGAAGAGCGCCGTCTCGCGCTCCGCGAGCTCGGTCCAGTCCTGACCGTCGCGCACGGCCCGCTCCAGGAGCGGATCGTCCACGTCGGTCACGTTCTGGACGTAGTGGACCTGCCGCTTGGTGTCGAGCCACACGCGCTGAACGAGGTCGAACGCGTTGTAGGTCGCCGCATGACCCATATGGGTCGCGTCGTACGGCGTGATGCCGCAGACGTAGATGCGGGCGACGGGACCGGGGTCAAGGGTGATCCGTCCGCCGGTCGCGGTGTCGTGGATCCGAAGGTCGCGGCCCTTGCCAGGCAGGGCGGGGACCTCAGAAGCGGGCCAGGCATGCATGTCATGAGCGTAACCGGACGATGCTTCCGGATACGAACCGGCTCCGGAAACCTGTCCGAAGAGGCCCTCTTGCGCGAAACCTCCGGCAGGCGGTACAAGCCCCGCGGGCGCCGGGGCTTCCCGTGCGTGCCAGCTGTCGTCGCGCGCCCGCCGGGGATTGCGGGACAGCCCTTAGACCGGCGGCCAGGGAATCGGCGGCCACTGGCCGCTCGGCCGCGGGTGCACCGCGCTCTCGACCAGCCCGGCGACCCGCTGCCGCAGGGCCTCCAGTTCGGCCGGCGTGATGAGTTCGGCCATCCGGGTGGCGAGGGCGGTGCCCGGCGCCAGCTCACCGTCGAGCCGGCCCAGCACCGCCAGCGCCTCCTCGGTCAGCGGGTCGCCGGCCCAGCCCCAGAGCAGGGTCCGCAGCTTGTCGTCCGCGTTGAAGGTGACGCCGTGGTCGATGCCGAAGAGCCGTCCGCCGGGAGCGGGCAGCAGGTGCCCGCCCTTGCGGTCACCGTTGTTGATCACCGCGTCCAGGACGGCGAGGCGCCGCAGCCGGGCGTCGTCGGCGTGGACCAGCAGCGCGGTCTTCCCCTCCCCCACGTCCGCGAAGCCCACGGCCTTCCAGCCGTCACCGGGCTCCTCGCCCTCGACGAGCGCCAGCAGCGAGGGCGCGTCCTCGTCGGGTGCGGGGCCGTCGATCCACAGCTGGCACATGCCCCGCCCGTACGGCCCCTGCCGCAGCACGGTCGGCGGCACGAGGTCCCAGCCGGTGGCCCGGGAGATCTCGTACGCGGCGACCTCCCGCTGGGCGAGGGTCCCGTCGGGGAAGTCCCACAGCGGCTGCTCCCCGGCGACCGGCTTGTAGGCGCAGGTGCGCTCCTCGCCGTCGTACGCCACCGTGCAGTGCAGCACCGCGTTGGACGCGCCGCCGACCTGCCCGAGGACGGTGATCGTGCCCTCGGTGAGCAGGGTGAGCAGCTCGCCGTCCGTCAGGCTCCGCGACGGTATCCGTTCTGGCGCGGGCATACGTGTCCTTCCGGATCGAGCGGCAGGCTGCACAGCGGGCACGGCGGGCGGCCTGCGTTGACGACGTCCAGGGCCCGCTTGGCGAAGGCGCGGGCCTGGGCGCCGCTGAGCCGGACGCGGAGCATCGGCGGGCCGTTCTCCTCGTCCTGGAGGAGCTTCTCCTCGGCCTCCGCGAGGTCGTCCTCGGATTCGGCGTCGAGCTCGACGAGGGCCTGCGCCTCGACGATCATGCGCTGTTCCTCGCCGTCCCAGGCCAGGGCCATGGTGCCGACCCGGAACTCCTCCTCGACCGGCACGTCGAGCGGCGCGGTGTCGGAGACGTCGGTGGGGGCCACGGCGGGCACCGGGGAGTTGCCCCCGGTGCGGCGTACGACCTCGTCGAGCAGTTCGTCGATCCGCTCGGCGAGAGCGGTGACCTGGGCCTTCTCCAGGGCGACGCTGGTGACCCGGCCCTGCGAGGACGCCTGCAGGAAAAACGTACGGCGGCCAGGCAACCCGACCGTACCGGCCACGAATCGGTCCGGCGGGTCGTAGAGGAACACCTGACGGGACACGTCCTGCTCCCTTGAGCTTCGATGGTGGTTGGGCGGCGCTACGGCGCGTCCACCCTACTGCCCGGAGCGATCACGGTGCGCCCGCGCCGCCCCCGACCGTCGCGTCCGCCGCGCCGTCGCCGGTGGGGGACGCGGTGGCGTCCGCCCCGATGGACTGTTCGCGGGGGGCCAGGGAGGCGAGGTCGCCGGTGTCGCCGAGCCTCAGGATGAAGGGGCGCAGCCGGGTGTAGCGGATCGCGGTGACCGAGCAGGGGTCGACGTGGACGCGCTGGAAGAGGTCCAGGTGCATGCCCAGCGCGTCGGCGACGAGGGACTTGATGATGTCGCCGTGCGAGCACATGACGTAGGTGGCGTCCTCGCCGTGCTCCGCCTCGACCCGGTCGTTCCAGTCGCGTACGGCGTCGACGGCGCGGGCCTGCATCGCGCGCATCGACTCGCCGCCCGGGAAGGCCGCCGCGGAGGGGTGCTGCTGGACGACGGACATCAGCGGCTCGTCGGCCAGTTCGGCCAGCTTCCGCCCCGACCAGTCGCCGTAGTCGCACTCGCTGATGCGGTCCTCGGTGTGCAGGGGCAGGCCGGGGCGGGCGTCGAGGAGCGGCTGGAGCGTCTGCCGGCAGCGCTCCAGGGGGCTGCTGACGGCGAGGACCGGGACCACCGCGGAGAGCCGCGCGGGGAGGGCCGCGGCCTGTTCGGCGCCGCGTTCGTCGAGGGAGACGCCGGGGGTGCGGCCCGCGAGCACTCCGGCGGTGTTGGCGGTGGAGCGACCGTGGCGTACGAGGATCAGGGTGGGCATACCCGCCAGCGTAGAGGGACGGAGAAGGTGCGTGACGGCCGGTTCAGGGGGAAGAATGCCCGCCGTGATCGTGGACTGTGCCATCTACCGGGACGGGCGCCGCACCGAACGGCCCGACGACTTCTCCGATGCCCTGGACGAGGCGAGGGCCTCGCACGACGCGTTCCTGTGGATCGGGCTGCACGAGCCGACGGAGGAGGAGTTCGACCTCGTACGGGACGAGTTCGGGCTGCATCCGCTGGCCGTGGAGGACGCTCTGCGGGCGCATCAGCGGCCCAAGCTGGAGGTGTACGACGACTCCCTGTTCGCGGTCCTCAAGCCGATCGTCTACGAGCCCGAGAGCGACACGGTCAGCGCCGACGAGCTGATGGTCTTCATAGGCGACGCGTTCGTGGTGACGGTCCGGCACGGCGAGGCCGCCCCGCTGGCGGCCGTGCGCCGCCGGCTGGAGGCCGAACCCGAGGTGCTGAAGCACGGCCCGACCGCGGTGCTGTACGCGGTCAGCGACGCGGTCGTGGACCACTACATGGACGTGTCCGGTGAGCTCCAGCTCGACCTGGAGGAGCTGGAGGCGCAGGTGTTCGCCCCGAGCGGCGGCGACTCGAAGAACACCGCGGCCCGGATCTACACCTTCAAGCGGCAGGTGCTGGAGTTCCGCCGGGCCGCCGGGCCGCTGACCGCTCCGATGGCCCGCCTCTCGGGGGCGGGCGTGCCGTTCGTCCACGAGCACGCGCAGCCGTTCTTCCGGGACGTGGCCGACCACCTGACGCGTGCCAACGAGCAGGTGGAGGGGTTGGACCGGCTGCTTTCGGACATCTTGTCGGCGCATCTGGCCCAGATGGGCGTGCGGCAGAACGACGACATGCGCAAGATCTCCGCCTGGGCGGCCATGGCCGCCGTTCCGACGATGGTGGCGGGCGTCTACGGCATGAACTTCGACCACATGCCGGAACTGCACTGGGTGTGGACCTACCCGGCGGTGGTCGCGGCGATGGCGTGCGCCGTGTTCGGTCTCTACCGGCTGTTCAAGCGGCGCGGCTGGCTCTGACCGCCCGGCGCCCGCGAACCCTGCGCGCTCGGACGTCTTCGCGGGCCGTCCGCGCTCAGACGTACGCGTGTTCCGGCGCGGCGGGGCTGCCCAGCGCGTCGCGGTGCCGCGGCATCTCCAGGCTCACCATGCGCCGCCAGCCGACGAGGCGCTCGTACGCGTACACCGCGTGGATGCCCGCGGCGAGAACGGCGGCCTTGGGCCGCGACCAGCCGAGCACGCGGCCCATGTGGGCCATGACGGCGAGGCTGACGTCTCGGTAGACGCGGATCTCGGCCAGGGCGCACTCGCGCATGGTCCGCTGGATGGTCCGGCCGTGCCCGGCGCGGGCGAGGCGGAGGAGTTCCTCGTGGCAGTAGGCGAGGTGGCTGTCCTCGTCGTGGGAGATCATCTTCACCGCGCGGCCGATGTCGGGGTGGTCGGCGAAGTACCGGCGCAGCAGCCGCATCTGCTCGGAGGCGCGCTGCTCGGTGACGCGGCTGTGGGCCAGATAGGTGATGATGTCGCGCTCGGTGAGCCGCTCCTCGCCGCGCAGCCGGGAGTGCGCGAGGCCGATGCCCTGCTGTTCCAGCAGCATCGTGTAGTCGGTCTCCGGCGGGACCTCGACGGGCGGCAGTCCGCGCTTCTTCAGGAGCGCGTTGAAGATCCGGCCGTGTTTGTCCTCGTCGGCGCCGTGCCGGACGATCCTGGGCGCCAGGTCGCGGCCGCTCTCCGGGACGAGGGCGGCGATGCGGGCGTTCTCCCAGCCCCCCTGGGCCTCACCGCTCGCGGCGATGGAGCAGAAGAGCCGGTAGGACTCGTCGTCGTCCAGGATCTCCTGGAACAGGGTCTGCGCTGAGAGCATGACGGCCACCTCCGTACCCGTTGCCCGCGGAATCCAACTCCGCGGAGCGGTAGTGCGCAGGGAGAGTCAAATGCGCCGCGGGACGGTCGGCAACCGGAGCGGCCGGGCACGGCGCCCGGTGCGGCGGCGTAACCCCTGGGCGCGCGGCGCGTTGTTCCGGGTGACGGCCGTGGCGGGGAAGACCCCCGAGCCCCCACCACGGCCGTAGTGCTGTCCCGGGATCCGTCAGGCGAGTCCGGAGCGCTCCAGGGCGTCCGTGCCGGCGCGCAGGGCGGTGAGCCGCTCCTCCAGCGTGAAGCCGGCCGGGGCGAGGTTGAGCGTGGTGACCCCGGCGGCGGCGTAGGCCTGCATCCGCTCGGCGATCCGCTCGACGGGGCCGAGCAGTGCGGTCTGGTCGATCAGCTGGTGCGGAACGGCGGCGGCGGCCCCCGCCTTGTCCCCGCCGAGGTACTTGTCCTGGATCTCGGCGGCCTCCTTCTCGTATCCCATGCGCTGGGCGAGCTGGTTGTAGAAGTTCTGCTTCCGGCTGCCCATGCCGCCGACGTACAGCGCGGTGTACGGGCGGAACATGTCGGCGAGGCCGGTCACGTCGTCGCCGACGGCGAGCGGAAGGGTCGGGCTGACGTCGAAGCCCTCCATCGTCTTCCCGGCCTTCTCCCGGCCCGCGCGCAGCGGCTGGATCGCGGTCTCCTCCAGGTGCTCGGCGGAGGGGAAGATCAGCAGCGCGCCGTCGGCGATCTCGCCGGTCTGCTCCAGGTTCCTGGGGCCGATCGCGGCGATGTAGAGCGGGATGTGCTCGCGCTGGGGGTGCACGGTGAGCTTGATCGGCTTGCCCGGGCCGTCGGGGAGCGGCAGCGTCCAGTGCGCTCCGTCGTACGACACGCGCTCGCGGGTCATCGCCTTGCGGACGATCTCCACGTACTCCCGGGTGCGGGCCAGCGGCTTGTCGAACTTCACGCCGTACCAGCCCTCGGAGACCTGCGGGCCGGAGACCCCGAGGCCGAGGCGGAAACGGCCGCCGGACAGCGAGTCGAGGGTGGCGGCGGTCATCGCCGTCATGGTGGGCTGGCGGGCCGGGATCTGCATGATCGCGGAGCCGACGTCGATCGACTCGGTCCGGGCCGCGACCCAGGTCAGCACGGTCGGGGCGTCGGAGCCGTACGCCTCGGCCGCCCAGCAGACGTCGTAGCCGAGCCGGTCGGCCTCCTGCGCGACGGCGAGGTTGTCGCCGTCCATGCCGGCGCCCCAGTAACCGAGATTGATGCCGAGCCGCATAGCCGCTCCCCTTACTGATCAGTAACGTCCCTTCCGCGCGACTCTAGCGCGGCCGGCGGCGATCCGGCAGGCCCACGCGACCTCCCGTTGTCCACAGGCCTGCGCCCCGTGGGGTCATGGCCAGTAATCTCAGCGCCCATGGAGCAGAGGCATCTCGGCCGTACCGGCCTTCGCGTGTCCCGGATCGGGCTCGGCACCCTCACCTGGGGCCGGGACACGGACGAGCACGACGCCGCCGACCAGCTCAAGGCCTTCTGGGACGCGGGCGGCACCCTGGTGGACACCGCCGATGTGTACGAGGGCGGCGAGGCCGAATATCTGCTCGGGCGGCTCGTCGGGAGCCTGGTCCCCCGTCAGGATCTGGTCCTCGCCACGAAGGCGGGCAACGTGCCGGACCCCTATCGCCGCTTCAACGGTTCACGTGGCCATCTCCTGGCCGCCCTGGACGCCTCCCTGGAGCGGCTCGGCACGGACTACGTGGATCTGTGGCAGGTCCACGCCTTCGACCCGGCGACCCCGTTGGAGGAGACCCTCCAGGCGGTGGACCTCGCCGTCTCCTCCGGGCGCGTCCGGTACGCGGGCGTGTCGAACTTCTGCGGCTGGCAGCTGGCGAAGGCCGCCACCTGGCAGCTCGCCGCGCCCGGCGTGCGCACGCGGCTGGCCAGTACGCAGATGGAGTACTCGCTGCTCCAGCGGGGCATCGAGCGCGAGGTGCTGCCCGCCGCGCTGGACCTCGGGATCGGGCTGCTGCCGTCCTCGCCGCTGGGGCGCGGCGTGCTCACCGGCAAGTACCGCCAGGGCACCCCGTCCGGCTCCCGGGGGGCGTCGACACGGCTCGCCCCGTTCGTCGAGCCGTATCTCGACGACGCGGCGGCCCGTATCACCGACGCGGTGGCGACGGCGGCGGACGGGCTGGCGACGAGTCCGCTCCAGGTGGCGCTGGCCTGGGTCCGGGACCGGCCCGGGGTGGCCGCGCCGATCGTCGGTGCGCGCAACGCCGGGCAGCTCGCGGAGGCTTTGTCAGTGGAGGCGCTTAGTCTTCCCTACGAGATCTGCCAGGCGCTCGACGATGTGTCGGCGCCCGTGCACCGCTATCCCGACCAGGACTGGAGCACGCTGTGACTGCGCTTCCCGGGGAGACCCCCGGCACCGTCGGCACGGACACACCACAGGACGCCGTGTCCCCGCCGGAGACCGGTGCCGAAGGCCCCGAGCACGCCGAAGCGCCCGATGGGCCCGACGTTCCCGACGCGTCCGAGGACACCGAGCCGTCGGGCACTCCGGCGGACGTCGAGGATGACGCGGAGGGCGATGCGGAGGGCGATGCGGAGGACGGGACGGCCGAAGCGACCGCTGACGCCGCGACCGCCGACGCCGCTCCCGCCGCCGAGCTCTCGGAGGCGCAGGCCGAGCTGGCCGCCCAACGGGAGCTGCGGGAGCGGATCGAGAAGCGCAAGTCGGAGAAGGCCGCGCCCATCGCCGCGGGAACGGGACTGAGCGGCACGGCGGCCGATCTGCTCGCGGCCGTCCGGGCCGTGGAGAGCGGCGAGAAGGCGGGCACCGCGTTCTTCGACCGGCCCGCCGCGCCCCCGGCCTCCCGCCGCCCCGAGCAGGCCGCCAAGCCGTCCCGTGCCCCCGCGCCCGGGGCCGCCCCCGCGGCGCGGGCCGCCACGCCGGAGGTCCTGGACGCGGTGCGCGCGGTGCTCACGGAGGGCGGGGCCCCCGAGGCGCTGGCCCGCCCGGCCGCCGGCGCGCTCGGCGAGCAGGCGGCCGAGCTGCTGCGCACCGACCCCTGGCAGCTGCTGGCCGTGCCCGGCGTGCGGCCGGAACAGGCCGACGGCTTCGCTCGGGCTCTGCTGGGCGCCGACTGCGGCCCGGACGACGGCCGCAGGACGGCGGCCCTGGTCGGCTGGGTGCTGGAGCGTGCCGCACTCCGGGGCCACACGGCACTGGACGCCGAGACCGTGCGGGCGGCGCTCGCCGAGCGCGCGGTCGGTGATCCGGAGGCGGCGGTGCGGGACGCCGTCGAGGAGGGCGTCGCCCTGCTCTTCCAGGAGGACGACGAGCCGGCGCCGGACGACACCGGGGCCGAGGACGGCGAAGCGGACGGGGCGGGCCTCGCGGAGGAGGCCGACGCGGCCCGGGAGCCGGTCCAGGTGCTGCTGGGCCTGGACCGCTACGCCCTGGCCGAGGAGAGCCTCGCCGATGGTCTGGCCCGGCTGGCCAACGCCTGCGAGAAGGCCGACGACTGGGCGGAGGCGGCCGCCGCGGCCCCCGGCCCGTCGGCCGCCGAGCTGATCCGTGCGGCCGCGGCGGCCGGACTGGTCGCGCACAGCGGCGGCGAGGCGGCCCGGGCCGAGCCCGCCGCCCTGATCGCAGCGGCGCGCGGCCTGGGGCTGCGGGCGCTGGGCGCCACCCACAGCGAGGACGGCCGCCACAGGCTCGCGGCGGCCACCGGCGATCCGGACACGGCGGTCACGCTGGCCGGCCTGCTCTCCGGCGCGCAGGGCCCCGGCCGGGACGAGGACGGGGCGCTCGCCCTGGACCTGCTGGTCGTGCTGGACGCCCCGCAGCTGGACGTGGAGGGTGCGGCCGTCCTGGTCGAGGCGCTGGCCGACGGCGCCCGGCTGGTGCTGAGCGGCGACCCGGGTGTGCTGGGCTCGGCGGGCGCCGGGCGGGTGTTCGCCGATGTGCTGGCCTCCCACGCCTGTCCGCAGGTCGTCTCCCGCACCCCGGACCCCGGACCGATCGGCGAGCTGGTCTCCGGCATCGGCATCGGCGAGCTGCATCAGGTCGACGCCCCGGGCAAGGAGGTGGTGATCGTTCCGGTCCGCGACGCGGGCGAGGCGGTCCACCGCACCGTGCAGCTGGTCGCGGACTCGGTGCCCCGGGCGTTCTCCATCCCCGCCGAGGAGACCCAGGTGATCACCGTGGGCCATGGCGGGTCCGCCGGAACCAGGGCGCTGAACGAGGCGCTGAAGCAGCGGCTCAACCCGGGGCCCGGCCGGTTCGGCGGTTTCGACCCGGGCGACCGCGTGGTCCATGTGCCCGCGCCCGGCCGGGCGGTGCCCGGGGTGGTGCGCTCGGCCGACGCCGAGGGGCTGCGGCTGGACTGCGGGGGCGTCCCCGTCGTCGTACCGCAGGAGCGGGTGGAGTCGTCGGTGCGGCACGGCTGGGCCCTCAGCGCCCACCAGGCGGCCGGGATGCGCTGGCCCGCCGCGGTCGTGGTGCTGCCGGGCGACGCCGCGCAGGGGCTGAGCAGGCCGTGGGTGTACACGGCGTTCGGCCGGGGCGAGCGGCATCTGTCCGTGGTGCACGGGGTGGACCAGGCGCTCCCGCACGCGGTGGCGCAGGTTCCGGCCCAGGAGCGCACGACACGGCTGCGCGCGTTGCTGGAGGCGCTGCCGACGCCCGACGCCTCGTCCTGAGCGGTCGGGCCGGTCCGGACAGCGGTGGGGCCCCGGCGCGTTGTGCGCCGGGGCCCCACCGCTGTCCGGTGCGGGAGGAGGGGGAAGGGTCAGAGGCCGCCCGCCGGAGGCCCGGGGAAGTCCTCGTCCGACTCGTCCTCGTCGTCGAAGACCGCGCTGACGTCGAAGCGGCAGACCACCAGTTCGGGGTCGGCGTCCTCGAACGGGGCGCCGAGCCACTCCCCCGGCTCCGGCGGCGCTTCCCCGGCCGAGACCCAGAGGGTGGAGTCGCCCTCCTCCAGGCCGAACTCCTTGTGCCGGGAGGCGATCTCGTCCGGTTCGTACTCGCCGAAGAGCACGCCGAGCGCGGCGTGGACACTGGTGCCGACCACCGGGGCCGTGCCCTGCCCGCCGCCCGGACCCGCGTCGAGGTCGGCGAGGCGCTGAGCCTGTGCGAGCAGCCGCGGGGGCTCCGCGACCACGTAGTCGCGCCGGATCAGAACGCTGAGCGCGCTGGGCTCGGCGGGACCGGCGTAGGGAGGCAGGGAGTCGTCCGCGCCGGGGATCTCGAAGGGGGTGACTTCGTCGTAGCGCTCGTAGAGGAGTTCGTCGTAGACCTCGGCGGCAGCGGCAAGGGCGTTGAACGCGTCGTAGACGGCGGGGTCGTCGTCCCCGGTGCGGCGTTCGACCGCGCCGAGGTGACGGTCGATCGCGGCTTTGACCGCCTCGGCGGCGGCGCGTACCTCGGCAGCGGTGGGCTGCGCAGCATCAGACATAGTGCAGACGCTATCCGTACCGGGGCTCTGCCCGCACAATAGATGCGATGCCGGAATACGAATTCGTCGACGTGTACGTGCCGCGCGGGGTCTCCCGCAAGGAAGCGGCCCGACTCCTGACCGACCACGCCGAGTACGGACACTGGGAACTGGACCGCCTGACGCTCCGCAGGGACGGCAGCCGCAGGGTGCGGCTGCGCAGACGGATCATCCGTCAGCTGCGGGCCACCTGGTGACAGGGAGCGGGCCCCGTGGCCGCGGGGCCCGCTCCCTCACCCGGGCTGTGCCGTGGTGCGCCCGCCCGGATCAGGCGGCGCTGCGCGAGCGGCGGTAGAGAACCGATCCGGCGCCGGCGAGCAGCAGTCCGGCACTGGCCGGGATGAGCAGTTCGAGCCCGCCCCCACCGGTCTGCGCGAGCTGCTCCCCGGGGATGTGCTGGGTCTCGGGGACATTCGGCTCGGGCGGCTGGTTGGCCGGCGGGGTGACCGGCTTCTCCGGCGTGACCGGGGGCTTCTCCGGCTGCTCGGGCGGCGGGGGCGGAACCTCGGCGTCGTTGGAGCAGCTGTTGCCGAAGACGGGGTTCAGCAGACCGACGACGGTGACGCTGTTCCCGCAGAGGTTCACGGGGATGTCGATCGGCGCCTGGATCAGGTTGCCGGAGAGGATGCCGGGCGAGCCCTGGGCGATCCCCTCGGCCGTGGCGCCGCCGCCCGGGGCCCGGTGACGGCCGGTGCCGGGCTCGGAGTACCGGTCCGACGCGTCGGAGTGCCCGTCCGAGGCGGTGGTGTCGCCGGCCCGGGCGCCGTTTCCGGAGCTTCCCTGGACGGAGCGCTCCTGGGGAGCCGCCGAGCGGTTCCCGGAGTGGTCGGATTCTGCTGATCCGTTTCCGCAGTCGTTGCCGAAGACGGGGTTGAGCAGACCGCCGACGCTGGCGGAGTTGCCGCAGGCGTTGACCGGGATGTCGATCGGGACGCTGACCGAGTTGCCGGACAGCACGCCCGGTGAGCCGGAGGCGGTACCGGCCGCCCCGGAGTCGGCGTGGGCGTATCCGCCACTCAGCGCGAGCACTCCGCCCGCAGCCGCCATGGTGATCAGGCCTTTACGAGTGACCTGTCGCATAGGTTCGTTTCCTGCCTTCTGGCTTCCGAAAAGCCCCCGGACATGACCGTGCGGGAGCCGAATGCCGAACGGTCCCGGAGTGCATGGAGTGCACTCCGGGACCGGTCGAGCTCAAACCCTTACGGGTCGACGTTCAACGTCAGGCGTTGACGCAGGTGTTGCCGAAGGCGGGGTTCAGCAGACCGATCACGGAGACCGTGTTGCCGCACAGGTTGATCGGCACGTGGACCGGAACCTGGACGACGTTGCCGGAGAGCACGCCGGGGCTGCCGATGGCAGCACCCTGGGCGCCCGCGTCGGCGGAAGCCATGCCCGCACCCGCGAGAACGAGGCCACCCGTAGCAGCCGCAACTGCGACGACCTTCTTGATCATGATTCCTCCTAGTTGGAAAATGCGGTCCCAGCCGCGGACCGCAAACCTTGTAACGAGGAGGATTTCCCGGGGCTACGTGTGAACGGCTCGTTTCACTCGTTCGGACATGTCCGCACAGGTGGACGAATCAGCGGTGAATCGGTCACGGAGCGGTCAGGAGTGGTCGATGAACCGGTCGAGCACCCGCACGCCGAACTGCAGGCCGTCGACCGGGACCCGCTCGTCGACGCCGTGGAACATCCCGGCGAAGTC
The nucleotide sequence above comes from Streptomyces sp. NBC_01116. Encoded proteins:
- the corA gene encoding magnesium/cobalt transporter CorA, whose product is MPAVIVDCAIYRDGRRTERPDDFSDALDEARASHDAFLWIGLHEPTEEEFDLVRDEFGLHPLAVEDALRAHQRPKLEVYDDSLFAVLKPIVYEPESDTVSADELMVFIGDAFVVTVRHGEAAPLAAVRRRLEAEPEVLKHGPTAVLYAVSDAVVDHYMDVSGELQLDLEELEAQVFAPSGGDSKNTAARIYTFKRQVLEFRRAAGPLTAPMARLSGAGVPFVHEHAQPFFRDVADHLTRANEQVEGLDRLLSDILSAHLAQMGVRQNDDMRKISAWAAMAAVPTMVAGVYGMNFDHMPELHWVWTYPAVVAAMACAVFGLYRLFKRRGWL
- a CDS encoding DUF3090 domain-containing protein codes for the protein MSRQVFLYDPPDRFVAGTVGLPGRRTFFLQASSQGRVTSVALEKAQVTALAERIDELLDEVVRRTGGNSPVPAVAPTDVSDTAPLDVPVEEEFRVGTMALAWDGEEQRMIVEAQALVELDAESEDDLAEAEEKLLQDEENGPPMLRVRLSGAQARAFAKRALDVVNAGRPPCPLCSLPLDPEGHVCPRQNGYRRGA
- a CDS encoding PAC2 family protein, whose product is MIELESVPELIDPVMVAAFEGWNDAGDAASTAVGHLDREWKGEVFAALDAEDYYDFQVNRPTVWLDGGTRKITWPTTRLSVVRVGGEKPRDLVLVRGIEPSMRWRSFCNEILGFAHELGVEMVVILGALLGDTPHTRPVPVSGVTSDADLARTMDLEETRYEGPTGIVGVLQEACTHAGVPAVSLWAAVPHYVSQPPNPKATLALLNRLEDLIGLRIPLGELPEDARAWQLGVDQLASEDSEVAEYVQTLEEARDTAELPEASGEAIAREFERYLRRRDGGPGQGPGGHATESGDVPYLRDPSSGRTRPPKPPRPETGRGKAPDDKGARGPDAAPGDDPGEGSGDASDEE
- a CDS encoding SCO1664 family protein — protein: MPAPERIPSRSLTDGELLTLLTEGTITVLGQVGGASNAVLHCTVAYDGEERTCAYKPVAGEQPLWDFPDGTLAQREVAAYEISRATGWDLVPPTVLRQGPYGRGMCQLWIDGPAPDEDAPSLLALVEGEEPGDGWKAVGFADVGEGKTALLVHADDARLRRLAVLDAVINNGDRKGGHLLPAPGGRLFGIDHGVTFNADDKLRTLLWGWAGDPLTEEALAVLGRLDGELAPGTALATRMAELITPAELEALRQRVAGLVESAVHPRPSGQWPPIPWPPV
- the mshC gene encoding cysteine--1-D-myo-inosityl 2-amino-2-deoxy-alpha-D-glucopyranoside ligase codes for the protein MHAWPASEVPALPGKGRDLRIHDTATGGRITLDPGPVARIYVCGITPYDATHMGHAATYNAFDLVQRVWLDTKRQVHYVQNVTDVDDPLLERAVRDGQDWTELAERETALFREDMTALRMLPPQHYIGAVEAIPGIVPLVERLRDAGAAYDLDGDVYFSVDVDPHFGEVSGLDAEAMRLLSAERGGDPERPGKKNPLDPMLWMAARPGEPSWDGASLGEGRPGWHIECVAIALDHLGMGFDIQGGGSDLAFPHHEMGASHAQALTGEHPFAKAYVHAGMVGLDGEKMSKSRGNLVFVSTLRRDGVDPAALRLALLSRHYRSDWEWTDQVLADAVERLARWRAAVSRPDGPSADALVEEVREALADDLDSPSALAAVDRWAALQAAEGGTDEGAPGVVSRTVDALLGVAL
- a CDS encoding ferritin-like domain-containing protein, which translates into the protein MLSAQTLFQEILDDDESYRLFCSIAASGEAQGGWENARIAALVPESGRDLAPRIVRHGADEDKHGRIFNALLKKRGLPPVEVPPETDYTMLLEQQGIGLAHSRLRGEERLTERDIITYLAHSRVTEQRASEQMRLLRRYFADHPDIGRAVKMISHDEDSHLAYCHEELLRLARAGHGRTIQRTMRECALAEIRVYRDVSLAVMAHMGRVLGWSRPKAAVLAAGIHAVYAYERLVGWRRMVSLEMPRHRDALGSPAAPEHAYV
- a CDS encoding histidine phosphatase family protein, whose amino-acid sequence is MPTLILVRHGRSTANTAGVLAGRTPGVSLDERGAEQAAALPARLSAVVPVLAVSSPLERCRQTLQPLLDARPGLPLHTEDRISECDYGDWSGRKLAELADEPLMSVVQQHPSAAAFPGGESMRAMQARAVDAVRDWNDRVEAEHGEDATYVMCSHGDIIKSLVADALGMHLDLFQRVHVDPCSVTAIRYTRLRPFILRLGDTGDLASLAPREQSIGADATASPTGDGAADATVGGGAGAP